One Fibrobacterota bacterium genomic region harbors:
- the alaS gene encoding alanine--tRNA ligase, with amino-acid sequence MTTASNSAPANGFGIPFLTGKQIRQGFIDFFISKGHVYVPSAPVVPHDDPTLLFTNAGMNQFKSALLGDNREGWKRVANSQKCIRVSGKHNDLDEVGRDTYHHTFFEMLGNWSFGDYYKKDAIRWSWELLTEVWKLPKDRLFATIYQDDDESEALWKSETDIPHDRIMRFGAKSNFWEMGDVGPCGPCTEIHFDMGDPATREATYKDPIQGVNGPNARYIELWNNVFMQSERLQNGDLKPLKNQNVDTGMGFERVVSVIQGSGSNYETDVFQPIIGKIASLSGVAYSKGPEGTPHRVMADHLRALSFAIADGATPGNEGRGYVLRRILRRGSRFARNLGQREPFICKLVATLAETMGDAYPELAQRRSYIEQVISVEEERFMRTLDQGLDRFAKIAAETKSKNSPAIGGAEVFTLYDTYGFPVDLTRVLAEEQGLTIDEAGYTKHMEEQRERARGAAKFDGSFASDEGWTLLSPTLDTEFIGYETLAAEVSARRFREHGDQILVVLDKTPFYAEAGGQVGDSGTLTGKPGPTGQPAIELKVVDTVKVFDMIVHKCELLGGILSADTMKSLSAKVDGEGRFRTVRNHSATHLLHSALRKVLGSHVQQQGSRVAPDSLRFDFTHFQAMTPEEIRRVEYEVNLRIEENHPIRYAVHGIEEAKKMGAMALFGEKYGDRVRVITMGEVSMELCGGTHARATGDIGFLKIVSESSIASGVRRIEAVTGLGALELAQKQQITLAEVGKVFKAKPGQEIERAVEATAKIKTLEKEVLELRQAQARLQALALVAEKGKTMNGATVLVHKLDEKTYPKESVAHLVDGLAAHLRNGVAVLTQTSGDSLSIYAVAGKEAQAKVKAGDLIKAIGPIADARGGGKPDRAQAGSKSPEKETLVLAEAEKYLKQALGG; translated from the coding sequence ATGACCACAGCATCGAATTCAGCGCCGGCCAACGGCTTCGGCATCCCATTCCTGACCGGCAAGCAGATCCGCCAGGGCTTCATCGATTTCTTCATCTCCAAAGGCCATGTCTACGTGCCCTCGGCGCCCGTGGTTCCCCACGACGATCCCACCCTGCTCTTCACGAATGCGGGCATGAACCAATTCAAATCCGCCCTGCTCGGCGACAATCGCGAGGGCTGGAAGCGGGTGGCGAACTCGCAGAAGTGCATCCGCGTTTCCGGCAAGCACAATGATCTGGACGAGGTCGGGCGCGACACCTACCACCACACCTTTTTCGAAATGCTCGGGAACTGGTCCTTCGGCGACTATTACAAGAAGGACGCCATCCGCTGGTCCTGGGAACTCTTGACCGAAGTCTGGAAGTTGCCCAAGGATCGCCTCTTCGCCACCATCTACCAGGACGACGACGAGTCCGAAGCCCTGTGGAAATCCGAAACCGACATCCCCCATGACCGTATCATGCGCTTCGGGGCCAAATCCAATTTCTGGGAGATGGGCGACGTCGGGCCCTGCGGCCCCTGCACGGAAATCCATTTCGACATGGGCGACCCGGCCACCCGCGAGGCCACCTACAAGGATCCCATCCAGGGCGTGAACGGGCCCAACGCCCGCTACATCGAACTGTGGAACAACGTCTTCATGCAGAGCGAACGCCTGCAGAACGGCGACCTGAAGCCGCTCAAGAACCAGAACGTGGATACGGGCATGGGCTTCGAGCGCGTGGTCTCGGTGATCCAAGGCAGCGGCTCCAACTACGAGACCGACGTGTTCCAGCCCATCATCGGGAAGATCGCTTCCCTTTCCGGAGTCGCCTACTCCAAGGGCCCCGAAGGCACGCCCCACCGCGTCATGGCCGATCATCTACGCGCCCTGTCCTTCGCCATCGCCGACGGCGCTACTCCCGGCAACGAAGGCCGCGGCTACGTACTCCGCCGCATCCTTCGCCGCGGCAGCCGCTTCGCCCGCAACTTAGGGCAACGCGAACCCTTCATCTGCAAGCTGGTCGCAACCCTGGCCGAAACCATGGGCGATGCATATCCCGAACTGGCGCAGCGCCGGTCCTATATCGAGCAAGTGATCAGTGTCGAAGAAGAGCGGTTCATGCGGACCCTGGACCAGGGCCTGGACCGCTTCGCCAAAATCGCCGCCGAGACCAAGAGCAAGAACTCGCCCGCCATCGGCGGCGCCGAAGTGTTCACCTTGTACGATACCTACGGCTTCCCCGTCGATCTCACGCGGGTGTTGGCCGAAGAGCAGGGCCTCACCATCGACGAGGCCGGCTATACCAAGCATATGGAGGAACAGCGCGAACGCGCGCGCGGGGCCGCCAAGTTCGACGGGAGTTTCGCCAGCGACGAGGGCTGGACCCTGCTCTCCCCCACCTTGGACACCGAGTTCATCGGCTACGAAACGCTGGCGGCCGAGGTTTCGGCCCGCCGTTTCCGCGAGCATGGCGACCAAATCCTGGTGGTACTCGACAAGACCCCGTTCTACGCCGAGGCTGGCGGACAGGTGGGCGACTCCGGCACCCTCACCGGCAAGCCCGGTCCTACGGGCCAGCCCGCGATCGAGCTCAAGGTGGTCGATACCGTGAAGGTGTTCGACATGATCGTGCACAAGTGCGAATTGCTGGGCGGCATCCTTTCCGCCGATACCATGAAATCGCTCTCAGCCAAGGTGGACGGCGAAGGACGTTTCCGCACCGTGCGGAATCATAGCGCTACCCATCTGCTGCATTCGGCGCTGCGCAAGGTGCTGGGCTCCCATGTTCAGCAACAGGGCTCGCGGGTGGCGCCGGATTCCCTCCGCTTCGACTTCACGCATTTCCAGGCCATGACCCCTGAGGAAATCCGCCGCGTCGAATACGAGGTCAATCTCCGCATCGAAGAGAACCATCCTATCCGTTATGCCGTCCACGGCATCGAGGAAGCTAAGAAGATGGGGGCCATGGCCCTGTTCGGCGAGAAGTACGGCGACCGCGTCCGCGTCATCACCATGGGGGAGGTGAGCATGGAACTGTGCGGCGGCACCCACGCCCGGGCCACCGGGGACATCGGTTTCCTGAAGATCGTATCCGAAAGCTCGATCGCCTCGGGAGTGCGCCGCATCGAAGCCGTAACCGGCCTGGGCGCTCTGGAGTTGGCCCAGAAGCAGCAGATCACCCTCGCCGAAGTGGGCAAGGTCTTCAAGGCCAAGCCCGGCCAGGAAATCGAACGGGCGGTAGAAGCCACGGCCAAGATCAAGACTTTGGAAAAAGAAGTACTGGAACTGCGGCAGGCCCAGGCGCGTTTGCAAGCCCTGGCCTTGGTGGCCGAAAAAGGCAAGACCATGAACGGGGCGACGGTACTCGTGCACAAACTGGACGAGAAGACGTACCCGAAGGAGAGCGTTGCGCATCTGGTGGACGGCCTGGCCGCCCACTTGCGGAACGGCGTGGCCGTACTGACCCAGACCTCCGGCGATTCGCTTTCGATTTACGCCGTAGCGGGCAAGGAGGCCCAGGCCAAGGTGAAGGCCGGCGATCTCATCAAGGCCATCGGGCCGATTGCCGACGCGCGCGGCGGGGGCAAGCCGGACCGGGCCCAAGCGGGCTCCAAATCGCCTGAAAAGGAAACGCTGGTCCTGGCCGAAGCCGAGAAGTACCTTAAGCAAGCCCTGGGAGGATGA
- a CDS encoding geranylgeranylglyceryl/heptaprenylglyceryl phosphate synthase: MMQAGPIENRLVQSLEKARSLFFVLLDPDSDSADGIIESGLRAAKHGADALLLGGSFVGNPNFMRIAQGIKKETQVPVILFPGGCSHVTPGPDAILFTTLISGRNPQYLIDEQVKGAVLVRGLKMEAIPTAYLLIESGRTTAVEFISNTRPIPSDKPAIAAAHAMAAELMGQRWVYLEAGSGALNAVPTKMVQAVRASVQMKVIVGGGIRTPEQAQERAEAGAHAIVVGNHFESNQDEGLIKAFVQAVHGK; encoded by the coding sequence ATGATGCAAGCCGGTCCGATCGAAAACCGCCTGGTCCAAAGCCTCGAGAAGGCCCGCAGCCTCTTTTTCGTGCTGCTCGATCCGGATTCCGATTCGGCCGATGGCATCATCGAATCGGGCCTTCGCGCCGCCAAGCACGGCGCCGACGCCCTCCTCCTGGGCGGCTCCTTCGTGGGCAATCCCAACTTCATGCGCATCGCCCAGGGGATCAAGAAGGAAACCCAGGTCCCGGTGATCCTGTTCCCCGGCGGCTGCTCCCACGTTACCCCCGGCCCGGACGCCATCCTCTTTACCACCTTGATCAGCGGTCGCAATCCCCAGTACCTCATCGACGAGCAGGTGAAAGGCGCCGTGCTGGTGCGCGGCCTCAAGATGGAAGCCATCCCCACCGCCTACCTCTTGATCGAATCGGGCCGCACCACCGCGGTCGAATTCATCAGTAACACCCGCCCCATCCCGTCCGATAAGCCCGCCATCGCGGCCGCGCACGCCATGGCCGCCGAACTGATGGGACAGCGCTGGGTTTACCTGGAAGCGGGCTCGGGCGCCCTCAATGCCGTACCAACGAAGATGGTGCAAGCCGTGCGCGCCTCCGTGCAGATGAAGGTGATCGTGGGAGGCGGCATCCGCACGCCCGAGCAGGCGCAGGAACGCGCGGAAGCGGGAGCGCATGCCATCGTGGTGGGGAACCACTTCGAGTCCAACCAGGACGAAGGGCTAATCAAGGCTTTCGTCCAAGCCGTTCACGGCAAGTGA
- a CDS encoding sugar nucleotide-binding protein, whose translation MPPVLVLGVPGVPGFNAFLGLSAYYPGSVLGLAPPHVPELRVPESPWGRSLVPADPEDIHELAAVCEAHNIKTVVDASGWCALRSCEMDPVLGRRLNVAIGLNAMRVARDRGARLIRLSTDLVFDGNPRRVADGTMALGNYREDDFVNPVTVYGKLMAEAEAAILEGYPETPVLRVALPMGPSLNGHAGAIDWIESRFRKGKPATLYFDEVRSNLYAQDLTRVIAAFCENDASGIWHVGGPLPLSLYRIAQVINRLGNYPPELLMGCPRAAAGPVPPRAGDVSMDTSKLLSLLGDNAINPWPFHPAHVPADDGWHGRRDRAFPPDAIARYLCGYGTAIPGVVF comes from the coding sequence ATGCCCCCCGTTTTGGTCCTCGGCGTCCCCGGCGTTCCCGGATTCAATGCTTTCCTAGGACTGAGCGCCTATTACCCGGGTTCTGTTCTGGGCCTCGCGCCCCCCCACGTCCCGGAACTCCGGGTCCCGGAATCCCCTTGGGGCCGCAGCCTGGTGCCCGCCGATCCCGAGGATATCCATGAACTCGCGGCCGTATGCGAAGCCCATAACATCAAAACGGTAGTGGACGCCTCCGGCTGGTGCGCGCTCCGTTCCTGCGAGATGGACCCCGTCCTGGGGCGCCGTCTCAATGTCGCCATCGGCCTCAACGCCATGCGCGTCGCCCGGGATCGGGGGGCCCGCCTCATCCGCTTGTCGACCGATCTCGTCTTCGACGGCAACCCGCGCCGAGTCGCGGACGGGACGATGGCGTTGGGAAACTATCGCGAAGATGATTTTGTCAACCCTGTCACGGTTTATGGCAAATTGATGGCGGAAGCGGAAGCGGCCATCCTGGAGGGCTACCCGGAAACCCCGGTGCTGCGCGTCGCCTTGCCCATGGGCCCTTCCCTGAACGGCCATGCCGGGGCCATCGATTGGATTGAATCCCGCTTCCGAAAGGGCAAACCCGCGACCCTCTATTTCGACGAAGTGCGGAGCAACCTTTACGCCCAGGATCTGACGAGGGTGATCGCCGCGTTCTGCGAAAACGATGCGAGCGGCATTTGGCACGTAGGCGGCCCGCTCCCCTTAAGCCTGTATCGCATCGCCCAGGTCATCAATCGCCTGGGGAATTATCCGCCGGAATTGCTGATGGGCTGCCCGCGCGCCGCGGCCGGCCCCGTGCCTCCGCGCGCCGGTGACGTTTCCATGGACACGTCCAAGCTGCTAAGCCTCCTCGGCGATAATGCCATCAACCCCTGGCCGTTCCATCCCGCGCACGTACCCGCCGACGACGGCTGGCATGGCCGGCGGGATCGGGCCTTCCCTCCCGACGCCATCGCGCGGTACCTGTGCGGGTACGGAACGGCTATCCCCGGGGTGGTTTTTTAA